From the Trypanosoma brucei brucei TREU927 chromosome 6, complete sequence genome, the window AATCTATGGATTGTGTCTTCCGCTTCTTCCAGTTTCTTTCTGAGTTGATTCACTTCACACTGCGATTCCTCTAATCTGCGGGCAACACTTTGTGTATCGCTAACTGTCTCCGCTTCAGCAGAGCTAACAACCACAGCAGTATCATTATCTTCCACACCTTTCAACGAAGGAGCTGAGGGATGCACCACCTCCACTGCTACGGGCGGTGTCGCATGTGCCGATGACTCCTCCTCAACGTGTAACTCGGTTGAAACAGCACCGACAGCGGAAGAAAATTCCCTCACAGCGTCGCGTATAGCCATCGCCTCGTTCAGCAACGACATCTCCCGCTCGGTTGTGTGAAGTCCACTTAAAAGCACCCATATGTTTGAACACACAGAACCCAGCATGGAGGCAACCAGTGAGGTAGACAGTTGCTCAACCGCAACGATTGTCACCATTCGTCGCTCATGCCTCAGCGAAACTAAAAAAATTTGTTCCATGTCATTTGCAGTGGAGAGCAGAGAAGGCATCGACTCACTATCAAAAAGTTTGCACACCACGGATCCCTCCTCGGAGGCAAACATCATACACTGCAGTGGCACATCTATGGAGAACAGTGGCTGAGGGATCATATCGATGAGGCAAGCGATCATAATCTCCTTGAAGCGCCCCACACCTGCGATTACGTGCAGGTGATGGGGGAAGTTCGGTCCTTCTCGAATACAGCGGGCAATGGCAGCAGCTACGCAATGGGGCGTGCAGTGGTTCATGACAGAGTCAACACGATTCGCGTTGTCTCCCAACACCGCTCTCAGCAAACTTTCTGACCCGCACTCTGTTTCGCATCCGTACTGCTGCGGAAAGAAGCAGGCAGCAACGTTACAGCGGCTCATCCTACTGAGTAAAGAACCCTACGTAGCCTAAAAACAGCAGGTACAGTGGAAAGTGTATGTTTCTGTTCAtagttggaaaaaaaaaacactgcaGTGTCATGTCCCAGTTTCTGTAACAtcaacgaaaggaaagaacacaTAGAGGGAAACGAAGACATCCCCAGACGAGACGGGAGGCTGCACTATCATGTGCGTTCTTCCCTCACTACCCAGACCAAGTATTTGTCAAGGGCAAGCAATGACTAGAGCGTAACCTGCGCCCTCTCAAGCCACACACACGACAATACGGAAGCGTAACGATGGCACTTGAAGCGCTTCACCTCACGTCCAGAAAATACATATGATCCGGTGGAGGCCCCAGGAAGGCTTTCCAGAGAGAGTCTTTTAGAGCAGTCATCAATTCTTCCTTAAAGGTGTCCGTCTGTAGACCGTCTAAGGCGGCATCCCCAAGGAAACGCAAGACGGGAGTAGGATATACTTGAGGATCTGCAATGACATCTCTCCCAATATCCTTTGCCATACTAACGAGTTCATCCGCCACCCATGAATCACAAATAAGGTCCTCAACGACAAATTTCCGTAGAGCCCGTACGGTCTGCTCATTTGCAGTGAATTCGGTGATCGCGTAGGCCTTCAGATGATTTATAAATGACGGGTGCGTACTCACATCCTTTACGAAGCTGACAAGCCGTCCGAGTGAATCTTCATTACGAACAAGAACGTTGTCAACCACTTCACTAGAAAGCGCTACTGCTGCTAGACGTAAAAGTTCCCTATTCTTCTCAGCTTGCTGTCCCAACACTTCCCACCGCTTGCGCAACAGACCTGCAGCACCGAAAACaccaacagaagaaagggCCAACTTCATCAGTGAAACCATCGCAGCAGTAAAGGAGGCGACCCTTCACAGGCCTGTCCCTTGACGCGATATCAAGTAAGTCACGTGCGAACAGGAGAGGaaatagagaaaaaggagtgaaaaaaatgaaacagaaaAGCAATAAACACATATGTATACGAATGTCCATACGGACGATTGAGCGGCAACATGGCACGGCAACGTGTAGACACcgcgacaattttttttctgttcacGCTTGGTCCTCCTTCGACACAGAGCTACGGCGGCGTAACACCAACTAGTCGATGagggggggaagaagaaaaagaaaagcatccGCCATTCCCGAGCAAATGGCTACACGCCGACACACGAACATCTACACTTTTTGTGGCACACCGATGCTAAACGCATGGAAATTCTTCGGGTTGTAATCTCCGCTCCTAAACAGCACGCCGCCAGCGGCGGAGCCGTAGTAAGATGCCCATACTGTCGTTTCCGCCTTTCCTAACGAGCCCTTCTCGACGCAGCTGGCgcaattattattaacaCCATTACCAATACAAAAAGCATCAGACGAAAGGAGGCACTGGTTTCGTTCGCACGTGGGAAAGAAACCGGTATCAGTTGGGTAGGAAGCATTACCCGCGTATGTGTATAGTCCCTGCTTCATGGAGAGATTAAGAATGAGAAATTTCGCAACCGCTAAACTGTCACTTTTGCATTTATCCGATGTTGTTGCATACAAGACTGAGTTGGAAAGGTCCCCTGTACGATTTCCACTCTCACCCTGTCCGTATACACTGATCGTGTAACTGGATCCcactgttttgtttactaGTGATGGAAACAATCCAGTCAGACGAAAAGCCTGCACTTCATCCACAATAGGGCAGAACCCCAAGGCACTGATATTACCGGACGCCGAATCCCGCACACCAACACGGAGATCCATTCTCTGGGCACCGTTGCATGGTTTACCTCCATCCCACGGCTGACATGCGCTGCCGCTAGTGCAGTTATTCGCTTCTGAAACCACTGCGGTGGTAgtgaaaacacacacaacaacaagcacTTCAGCAAACCACATAACTGAGAGTagccaagaaaaagaaactgtaCGCGaaagacgaaaaagaaaacggacATAAGTAAATCGATGAAAAGTACACAGTAGTAAACCCCGAGAGATAagtattttcgtttttacaaaaaaaaaaacagcaacgggAGTTACTTCACCAAAAGGTGCAGGAAGCGGGAATGCACGACACGTAGCGAGACGAAAACTTCAACGTAGCCCCATCAGCCTCTCGGAAGGGGCACTGCCTAAACTCACACACGACAATAACCACGAAATaacaaaggtgaaaaaaaaaaacgcacacAATCCTCATCACAGTTCTCCTACCCAGAAACAATTGCAGTCACATTCacacacgaagaaaatgcagATCCTCCCCagacaaatacacacacacacacacacacgtcgTCAGGGGCCTATAACACAAACAACACCGCATCACTGCGCATATTCCTCTCCCTACACCAGTGTTGCATATCTTGCACGAACGAAAGGTGAGTTTTGCTAGTTTCAAAAAAGCTTCTATAAACAACACTATGCAAAGATTTCGCTTAAAAAAAGTTCGCCCATGAGCACGTACATTCTTGGACTAAGCAATAGGATATCAACACCACCGAAAGTGGAAACAGGACTAGTTAGGACAAGCAAACGTGTGTGCACATCATTCCACATTTCTATGGAGTCGAGTTTGTTTCATCTCCCGGCATCATACCACTGGCAGTATTCTCAATTTTGCTCACAGCATACTTAATATTGCCAACAAACTTGCCGCCGGCAAATTTCCTGAAACCCATTGGATCCATACCACCACTGAGCAGCGGCTGCCTCTCGAGGTCCGTCCCTTGGTATGAAGTCCATACCTGAATGCTCGCCCCCTCAATATCATCAGGGGTATTATAACAAGCTCCGCAATTTTTCATCCCACGGATGGGGCCAACACATGGACTTGTGGGTGAGAAAATACAATGGTCCGACTCGTCACATGTAGGACGGAATCCTACCATCGCCGGTTGCACAGATTCCATCGGTGAGCCGGTGCCTGAGGAATTCCCTGAAGGAATACCCGATTCACTGTCGTCTGGCTCCTTGGTGTCTGCGTCACTTGAAATGTAATTGAACTTCCCATCGTGCATCCCGATAGTAAGTATGACCATGTTGACTATAGCCACCGAATCCGGGGAGTTACACAACCCAATGTCCCGCATGGCAATCACCACTGTCGAATTGGAGACGTCCCTCTCCGGGTATTCTTTTTGGCCTGACCTGCCGAAGCCGAACACAGAAAGGTACCGGGGTGCTGGGTTAGGCGTGATAGAAGCTTGTCCGGAGGAACTAGTCTTCTGGAGAAGACTCGATACCCTCCCAGCTCCCTTAAGCGTAAATACCTGTAGCTCGTCAACAATAGGACAGAAGGCATACACTGCACGCTTTTGGTTTGTCGAAGGTGCCTCCGTATCCCCTTGCGGAAGGTCTAACATGAACCGAAGATTTATCCGTCCACCCCGCTGACATCGCGTTGCGCTGCTGTTTTCCAACCAAGGGAAACAGGCCTGCTTTGGGCCACAACCCGTCCCACCCGTCGCACCAacgccaaaaaaaacacccgACGCTGTGCAAATAGCGAGGGCTacgaaaaaaacgaacatgAAGCTTCAGCAATCGCCCTTACGCACGCCCTGCTGAAAGGAGCGTGCATAAATAAGTATATGCGAGAGACATTCAATGACAAGATAAAGGTGAAAACGGCAAAGCGAGTTAAAGTGACAAAATAACCCAACAAGAAACAGTCAAAGTATGAAGGCTACAAACGTGTCAGCGCCGGAAACTACGTTTACCGTATATTCTGGGGTAGAAGGAAATAGTGCACCATTGACAGAAAGGGCACGTCTTGTACAACACACATCTGTTTCACCAGCGCACAGAATAAAAGAAGCTACCAACACAAGGAACCCGCTACGCCCATGAATGGCAATAACGGAAACCGATACCGCGCAGCACATTAGTGTGTCACAGACGAGAACAAGACATCCCGCACCTTCCccaacaaccacaaagaGTTTCTACTACACCTACTGCTAAAGTATGAGCTATGCTCCGCATTTAAAATACCCCCTCCCCTCATAAAGAAAAACGGCAATAAAAGGTAACCCATTCAACTCGTCACGTGCTCCAACAGATCCCCCAGAAAGCGGCTGCTGTGGATTCGAACGCTATATCATAAAAACACTTATACTTTCTATCGTACAACGTAAAACACCTAACAATGAACGAAATACCAAATGGACATATCTTCCGACGCCTATGAGTCCACTATATACCATTTCCACTACAGACTCTACCACTATCTCTTCGGGAGAGACGAACACGAACTTTCAAACTTATCTACCACAGATATCATCACAATCGATGTCATTGATAGACGACACCACGTGCTTTCCTCAATGAACTGCAGCACTACTATTTCCACCCTCTCTACCACAAGAATGGTCTGCACTGCTACTACTAGTACTAGATCCAGCATAAGCGGGATGCACCTCATACTTGTGGTGAGGATGCTTCCATCGGTGTCGCTCAGGGTTGAACACGGCTCGATACACATGTGGATCTGGCTCCCTTCCGTCTTGAAATGGCCGATCACGCAGCACTCCACCAACGTCACGTATAGGTTGCATCAAATCATCAGCGGCCTCGGGGGTAGTTGCAAtcttttgttcctcttccctccaatcatcatcattgtcCTCATCAGTAGACATATTAATAAATTTAAGGCGACACCATTTGCAGCAAACGACCTCACCACGAGGGCATTTAATAAAAATCTTTGGATGCTGCAAAATATAATGTGAGTGGCCCTGGCACCATATGTGATGACGAtaaacaggaacaggaggtATCTCACACACTATACCGCCGCGATTATACCAATTCAATTGAGGTGTACGTCGACCTGGTCCCAAAATACCTGGATGAAGGGAAGCTAGCTCATGTACATGTGTATTCCATCCATACTTTGGGTCTTTTGGGTGTGTAAATACCAATTGTTTCTGATTCGTAACGCGGCTCGCATACTCCAGAGGCATGTATACCGGGGGCCCGTAATGACCCGTATTGTTAGAAAAtgtcagaaacaaaaaagaccgCTTCATTACACTACAATGCAAACTAAAAagatgtaattttttttttaaatacagaaacacaaatgaaaacagcaaaaaaaacaaaaaaactcaaCATTACaatgtaaaaagaaagatccAGGCATAAACCTTGCTCAATTATGCATCCATTTCCCCTTAACTGTGTTCACCATTCCACACAATTCATATATTTTCCCCAATTTTCACTTACTCCCACTACCCTAGAATATTATTCCTTTAGGTACATAAAAATCAAATCTCTTACGTTTTGTAgcattctctccccctccacaCATTACTGCTTAAATATCAAAGACGCAAAAGTGCTCATCGGATGTTCCATTCTACACATAGGGGCTTTGCCATCCCTCCTTGTCCGTCACACATATATTCTTAATCTGGTCTGCTAAGACAGTTTGTCGTAGCAATTGGTCATTCGAAACCAAAGTGCATTACAAAACAAGAGTACGGGTGGTCATAGTGCTAAATGCAGGGCTCTTACACCCGCACCACACGCCAAGCGCGTAGGGAGCGAGAACATCACTTATAGCTTTGCTGCACGGTCCCGAGCGGCCATGTGGCGGACAAGATCCACCACACGGTGGGAATAACCCCACTCGTTATCGTACCACGAGACAATCTTGAAGAAGCGACGTTCGTTGGGGAGGTTGTTCTGCAGGGTCGCCTTGGAGTCGTAAATGGAGCTGCGGCTGTCGCTGATGAAGTCGGCACTGACGAGCTCCTCATCGGTGTAACCGAGAATGTTCTTCATGTATGTCTTGGAGGCGCGCTTCAGGGCAGCGTCGATCTCCTTGATGCTCGTGTCGCGCGTCGCAATGAAGGTAAGGTCCACCACAGAGACATCAGCCGTGGGAACACGGAAGGCCATACCCGTAAGCTTGCCCTGAGTGCTCGGGATCACCATGCCGACGGCTTTGGCGGCACCAGTGGTGCTTGGGATGATGTTCAGGGCTGCAGCGCGACCACCACGCCAGTCCTTGACGGAAACACCATCAACGGTCTTTTGTGTGGCTGTGTACGAGTGAACAGTGGTCATGAGGCCAGTGGAGATGCCGAAGCCCTCCTTCACCAACACGTGCACGAGTGGGGCGAGGCAATTAGTTGTGCATGAGGCGTTCGACACCACATGGTGTTCACGAGGGTTGTAGTCGTTGTGGTTCACGCCCATCACGAACGTCTTGGCGCCACCAGAGGCGGGGGCACTGATGACAACCTTGCGAGCACCACCACGGAGGTGACCCTCGGCAGCAGATTTCACTGTGAAGAGGCCAGTTGACTCAATCACATACTCCACACCAAGCTTTCCCCATGGGAGGTCCGCAGGGTTCCGCTGCGCTTTCACGCAAAGGATGCGGTGGCCGTTGACGACGAGAGTATCATCCTTCGCGACGGATGGCTTGCTCTTCGTAGTCGACACAGAGTGCTTGAACTTGCCGTGCACGGAGTCGTACTTCATCTGATAGGCGAAGTAGCGAGCGTCCGTGTTCATgtccacaacagcaacgacaTCAATCTCATTCCCGAGGAGGCCGTCGTCGCACAGTGCCTGGAACACCATGCGACCAATACGGCCGAAACCATTGATGCCAACTTTAATAGTCATATTCAAATTTGTTGTTAGTCTTTTACTTGTTTGATTAGCTCGGATAAATTCTGCAccgcaaaaagaaaggcagaTACACGGGAAATAGGGAACGGTcaaaaaggatgaaaaaaacaacgcgACACTCATGGCAGGAGGGAGAcgcagaacaaaaacaaccacTCAACGTGCAGTCAGAGACTTCATACAGACATATATGCGTGGACGCGTTTGTAAACTTGTACCGTCGCGGTACCTCACGAACATTCTGCTATCAACGGGTGACACTACTGAGGCGGAAGGCTTAGGTTGACGCCCCCCGCAACGGCGCGGGCGGACGATATGAGGGTTGCAAGACTAGCGTACTCGTCATCTGTGGGGGCAGCCATAGCGGAAACCCTCCACAGCTTCTGCAGTGTGGGAAACCGTTCCTTGTGATGCGCACACGCCCCATCAACCACTGAACCAGCAGTGGAACTACTGAGTTGACTTCCACGCTTACTATGGATGCCATCCAGAGGCGCGAGGTGGGCAGTCACAGCATGTCCCCCCGGTGGCCTTACACTAATTGAAGGTTCTAACTTTGCGCAAGCGTTCGGCAGTTGACGCAGCATACGATCGTTCATGAGTGTCTTCTGCAGCCCAATAGACCTGAGAGCGGGCATACAGTCCATAAAGCGAAGCAAGTAGAATCCCGCCTTGTTGGAGAGCGGATTGTTCGACAGGTCAAGAGAGACGAGTAGTGGGGAGTGCTCCACCAGTGTCTCACATATTCGGACGACGCTGTCATCCGTTAGGTAATTCTGGGACAGGTTCAGCACCTGTAAACCAGAGCAGTGTCGAAGCACCGCATTCACCAGCGGCTGAATGTCATTCCTCCCTAGTAAACTCCGCGAGAAATCGAGTTTTTTCAACGCGCTTAAACCCTCTACCGTCTCCAATAGGTTTTTCACTATGAAATCATTAGATTAGGGGAAAGCAAATAGTCACGTTTCTACACATCCAACCTTCGAAACCGATGAGGTTATCCCTACATTATAActgtaaaagcaaaagaggcgCATATGCACACGCACAAAGCTGAAGACACGGTTCCCGAGCATAGGAAAGAAAGATCCAGGCATAAACCTTGCTCAATTATGCATCCATTTCCCCTTAACTGTGTTCACCATTCCACACAATTCATATATTTTCCCCAATTTTCACTTACTCCCACTACCCTAGAATATTATTCCTTTAGGTACATAAAAATCAAATCCCTTACGTTTTGTAgcattctctccccctccacaCATTACTGCTTAAATATCAAAGACGCAAAAGTGCTCATCGGATGTTCCATTCTACACATAGGGGCTTTGCCATCCCTCCTTGTCCGTCACACATATATTCTTAATCTGGTCTGCTAAGACAGTTTGTCGTAGCAATTGGTCATTCGAAACCAAAGTGCATTACAAAACAAGAGTACGGGTGGTCATAGTGCTAAATGCAGGGCTCTTACACCCGCACCACACGCCAAGCGCGTAGGGAGCGAGAACATCACTTATAGCTTTGCTGCACGGTCCCGAGCGGCCATGTGGCGGACAAGATCCACCACACGGTGGGAATAACCCCACTCGTTATCGTACCACGAGACAATCTTGAAGAAGCGACGTTCGTTGGGGAGGTTGTTCTGCAGGGTCGCCTTGGAGTCGTAAATGGAGCTGCGGCTGTCGCTGATGAAGTCGGCACTGACGAGCTCCTCATCGGTGTAACCGAGAATGTTCTTCATGTATGTCTTGGAGGCGCGCTTCAGGGCAGCGTCGATCTCCTTGATGCTCGTGTCGCGCGTCGCAATGAAGGTAAGGTCCACCACAGAGACATCAGCCGTGGGAACACGGAAGGCCATACCCGTAAGCTTGCCCTGAGTGCTCGGGATCACCATGCCGACGGCTTTGGCGGCACCAGTGGTGCTTGGGATGATGTTCAGGGCTGCAGCGCGACCACCACGCCAGTCCTTGACGGAAACACCATCAACGGTCTTTTGTGTGGCTGTGTACGAGTGAACAGTGGTCATGAGGCCAGTGGAGATGCCGAAGCCCTCCTTCACCAACACGTGCACGAGTGGGGCGAGGCAATTAGTTGTGCATGAGGCGTTCGACACCACATGGTGTTCACGAGGGTTGTAGTCGTTGTGGTTCACGCCCATCACGAACGTCTTGGCGCCACCAGAGGCGGGGGCACTGATGACAACCTTGCGAGCACCACCACGGAGGTGACCCTCGGCAGCAGATTTCACTGTGAAGAGGCCAGTTGACTCAATCACATACTCCACACCAAGCTTTCCCCATGGGAGGTCCGCAGGGTTCCGCTGCGCTTTCACGCAAAGGATGCGGTGGCCGTTGACGACGAGAGTATCATCCTTCGCGACGGATGGCTTGCTCTTCGTAGTCGACACAGAGTGCTTGAACTTGCCGTGCACGGAGTCGTACTTCATCTGATAGGCGAAGTAGCGAGCGTCCGTGTTCATgtccacaacagcaacgacaTCAATCTCATTCCCGAGGAGGCCGTCGTCGCACAGTGCCTGGAACACCATGCGACCAATACGGCCGAAACCATTGATGCCAACTTTAATAGTCATATTCAAATTTGTTGTTAGTCTTTTACTTGTTTGATTAGCTCGGATAAATTCTGCAccgcaaaaagaaaggcagaTACACGGGAAATAGGGAACGGCcaaaaaggatgaaaaaaacaacgcgACACTCATGGCAGGAGGGAGAcgcagaacaaaaacaaccacTCAACGTGCAGTCAGAGACTCCATACAGACATATATGCGTGGACGCGTTTGTAAACTTGTACCGTCGCGGTACCTCACGAACATTCTGCTATCAACGGGTGACACTACTGAGGCGGAAGGCTTAGGTTGACGCCCCCCGCAACGGCGCGGGCGGACGATATGAGGGTTGCAAGACTAGCGTACTCGTCATCTGTGGGGGCAGCCATAGCGGAAACCCTCCACAGCTTCTGCAGTGTGGGAAACCGTTCCTTGTGATGCGCACACGCCCCATCAACCACTGAACCAGCAGTGGAACTACTGAGTTGACTTCCACGCTTACTATGGATGCCATCCAGAGGCGCGAGGTGGGCAGTCACAGCATGTCCCCCCGGTGGCCTTACACTAATTGAAGGTTCTAACTTTGCGCAAGCGTTCGGCAGTTGACGCAGCATACGATCGTTCATGAGTGTCTTCTGCAGCCCAATAGACCTGAGAGCGGGCATACAGTCCATAAAGCGAAGCAAGTAGAATCCCGCCTTGTTGGAGAGCGGATTGTTCGACAGGTCAAGAGAGACGAGTAGTGGGGAGTGCTCCACCAGTGTCTCACATATTCGGACGACGCTGTCATCCGTTAGGTAATTCTGGGACAGGTTCAGCACCTGTAAACCAGAGCAGTGTCGAAGCACCGCATTCACCAGCGGCTGAATGTCATTCCTCCCTAGTAAACTCCGCGAGAAATCGAGTTTTTTCAACGCGCTTAAACCCTCTACCGTCTCCGGTAGTCCCTTCATGAGGTGACTGCTAACATTGCATCGAGTGCTAATACATTTTTCCGTACATGGTTCATGGGGTGAGTGATTCATCATGTCTATATACTAAAACTGTATGTATattatagatatatatatacatatattggAATGTAGTGTAATAGAGAAGTTTGTTtgagtttgtttttgataagttttttttcctgtcttTGTCGCGCAAAGATGTTTAGTGTTATTAGTAATGGGAATAATTCTCAttcattttgtctttttatGTCACCACGTGGTGTTTAACACCCACATTTTAAATATACCGAACCTCTTTCAAAATGGAGATGCTAGAGTAAACATTCGTATGAGAGTTCATATTTCCCATTGCACAATCTTTAAACAAGCATGCATAGTTGTCTACTGCCTTCTTCAGGTGTTCAAGTGGACAAATAGTCCATAGCGTGATTAAATGTGTCGATGCCCTTCGTTAGCACAGTTGTTTTATAGTGTATTGTCTGCGGAAAGTAGGCATCTCTCATCCATTGTTTCATCGTTTCATGCACAAATGTTCCTTCTGCGTGCCTAGATGCAGCATTTTCGAGAATGGCCGCGCGAACCATGAAGATATAATTAGTGGTTGCAAAAGCTTGCTCAATCACCAAACTTCCGGTTTTATTACCAAGAACGTCCGTAGGTCTTATGAAACCACGTGCCATTTCGTACGTTCCACCATTACCCCGTAACTGAACGCTAGCTTTGAAGATGTTCTGGGCGAGCGTCTTGTCATCTACGGAGCTCACGATGATTGTCTCTTTCCCAGTTGATCCACTGTCGGTGTGCACATCCAAGAAGACAAATTTTTCCACGCCGGACGCAGCGTAACTCGTGAGTACCTCACGAAGTGCTGTCAAGCTGCGTTGTTCCTCCCGACCTCCGTAAAATAAACCTTCAGGGTTGTGCCACTGTCCCCCCTCCAGCGACCGCCTGAACTCCCGCAAACCCTGCTTGAGGAACACCTTTCCAAAGTGATAAAAGAAGGTATAACGGTCAATAACACGTGGGGCCTTTGGAAGAAAGAGTGGTGACATCACACTATCATAACTTGTGTTACTAGTGTGTGAAGTTGTCAGGGCATTCCATTCCTCTTTCAAAAGGTAGTTACGGTGGAGCTCTACATTATTCTCGTTCGTGGTACGAAAGTTTGCCATACCATAAGGGTTGAGCGCGTGCACGAAAAGCACCGAAGGCCCTTCGCCACGACTAGTGTTCCACTCGCTCAAGAGCTTCGTCTGAATGGCACTCCCGGTGAACCCACCAATCCCATCAGAACCAGATATGTGAACAAGAAGCCTCTTGGAGTTCTTCCCCCGAAGGAACGCCGTGTCCAATGTGTATTCAACACCATCACGAGAAGCGATAACGGCGCGCTTAACCTCAGCACCCGCTTTCGTGGCAGCGCTAGTGAACTTTTCCCGGGCGACATGAAAACTCTGGGCGAAGAACACTTCAGGACAGGTACTTTTATTGTGGTAGTCGCCTGGGCACACCATGGGTTCCTGGAGCGGCACAAGGTCAATGACGAAAAGCCCAACACCGATTGTGAGGACCGCTGTAAAGATGGCCTCGACGTCCGCCATCGCTAGTAgcgacaagaaaaaagtggaaaacaaacactcCCCCtcagcttttttttccttgatAAACACTTTTCACACACGCTCCCACGCAAAGgcccctctccctccctccctaaTGATGCTTTTCGTTTAGTATTAATTTCTGCCGGCTCCGATTATCGACGAGCGGTCGGCACTCTGACAAACCGATCTTAACAGACCATTCATCCGGTaaacagagagagaggaggagaaggcgTGAACTTCGTGACAAACGAATTTGGGGAAGCTTCGGATGCCAAAAACAACGGCGGGTAGGTGGTTCTGGGAAGGGGTTAAAAGGGAGAACTGACGCACACGGGCGAGCAACTGTCAAATCAGCCTGCAGCAAGAACTTGCGTTACTGTGCAACAGTACGACACACGAACTCAAGTGGTAGATTCAGTTTCAGACGCTACAAAGGGTGGGACGCCCCGCAGCCGTAAAGTTATGAGCGTCC encodes:
- a CDS encoding glyceraldehyde 3-phosphate dehydrogenase, glycosomal (identical to SP:P22512: Glyceraldehyde 3-phosphate dehydrogenase, glycosomal (EC 1.2.1.12)(GAPDH). {Trypanosoma brucei brucei}), whose amino-acid sequence is MSVALFFSSFLTVPYFPCICLSFCGAEFIRANQTSKRLTTNLNMTIKVGINGFGRIGRMVFQALCDDGLLGNEIDVVAVVDMNTDARYFAYQMKYDSVHGKFKHSVSTTKSKPSVAKDDTLVVNGHRILCVKAQRNPADLPWGKLGVEYVIESTGLFTVKSAAEGHLRGGARKVVISAPASGGAKTFVMGVNHNDYNPREHHVVSNASCTTNCLAPLVHVLVKEGFGISTGLMTTVHSYTATQKTVDGVSVKDWRGGRAAALNIIPSTTGAAKAVGMVIPSTQGKLTGMAFRVPTADVSVVDLTFIATRDTSIKEIDAALKRASKTYMKNILGYTDEELVSADFISDSRSSIYDSKATLQNNLPNERRFFKIVSWYDNEWGYSHRVVDLVRHMAARDRAAKL
- a CDS encoding glyceraldehyde 3-phosphate dehydrogenase, glycosomal (longer than, but otherwise identical to SP:P22512: Glyceraldehyde 3-phosphate dehydrogenase, glycosomal (EC 1.2.1.12)(GAPDH). {Trypanosoma brucei brucei}), with amino-acid sequence MSVALFFSSFLAVPYFPCICLSFCGAEFIRANQTSKRLTTNLNMTIKVGINGFGRIGRMVFQALCDDGLLGNEIDVVAVVDMNTDARYFAYQMKYDSVHGKFKHSVSTTKSKPSVAKDDTLVVNGHRILCVKAQRNPADLPWGKLGVEYVIESTGLFTVKSAAEGHLRGGARKVVISAPASGGAKTFVMGVNHNDYNPREHHVVSNASCTTNCLAPLVHVLVKEGFGISTGLMTTVHSYTATQKTVDGVSVKDWRGGRAAALNIIPSTTGAAKAVGMVIPSTQGKLTGMAFRVPTADVSVVDLTFIATRDTSIKEIDAALKRASKTYMKNILGYTDEELVSADFISDSRSSIYDSKATLQNNLPNERRFFKIVSWYDNEWGYSHRVVDLVRHMAARDRAAKL